The following proteins are co-located in the candidate division WOR-3 bacterium genome:
- a CDS encoding glycosyltransferase family 2 protein, with the protein MEVSLLVPAKDEKDNIAPLVKYFLEFTQKHNLNWEMIIVDDGSVDGTYEELKRVASGYPNIKFYRHRRNLGVTHALKTALRHAKYEVVAFFPADLQFTLEDVLKMSERIEKEGIDLVAGWKMGKYEKQFVSRIYNFLVRVLFGIKIHDMNSIKVMRREILELLPLRKDWHRYIIPWAKEYGFKIVEERVILRPRIYGVSKYRGFGRILVGFFDLLSVKFLITFRRKPMFFFGGLGLVSTVLGILTGIIALYLRIFRHFGYRPLVYLVMFLLLSGLILFLMGFLGELISGLYDTIEGESLLKYEEDEGNS; encoded by the coding sequence ATGGAAGTCTCACTTCTTGTTCCAGCGAAGGATGAAAAGGATAATATAGCCCCGCTGGTAAAGTATTTCTTAGAGTTTACCCAAAAACACAATCTAAACTGGGAAATGATTATTGTTGATGACGGCTCGGTTGACGGTACCTACGAAGAGCTTAAGAGGGTAGCTTCTGGATATCCTAATATTAAATTCTACAGGCACCGTAGGAACCTTGGCGTTACCCATGCATTGAAGACGGCCTTAAGGCATGCTAAGTATGAGGTAGTTGCTTTTTTCCCTGCGGACCTTCAGTTTACTTTAGAAGATGTTTTGAAGATGAGTGAGAGGATAGAGAAGGAAGGAATTGATCTCGTCGCTGGTTGGAAGATGGGGAAATATGAAAAGCAATTTGTGTCAAGGATATACAATTTTCTTGTGAGGGTCCTCTTTGGCATTAAAATTCACGATATGAACAGCATAAAAGTTATGAGAAGGGAAATACTGGAGCTACTGCCCCTTCGCAAAGATTGGCACCGATATATAATTCCCTGGGCAAAGGAATATGGCTTTAAGATCGTTGAGGAAAGAGTTATTCTGAGACCACGGATATACGGCGTGAGTAAGTATAGAGGATTTGGAAGAATACTTGTGGGTTTCTTTGACCTTCTTTCGGTGAAGTTTCTTATAACTTTCAGGCGAAAGCCCATGTTTTTCTTTGGGGGATTAGGGCTTGTAAGCACAGTTCTGGGCATTCTGACTGGAATTATAGCATTGTATCTTAGGATTTTCAGACATTTTGGATATAGACCCCTGGTTTACCTTGTAATGTTTTTGCTCCTCTCAGGTTTGATCCTCTTTTTAATGGGCTTTCTTGGGGAGTTGATCTCGGGGCTTTACGACACCATCGAAGGC
- a CDS encoding lysylphosphatidylglycerol synthase transmembrane domain-containing protein, whose translation MRVKKIFWSILQIVLVVALFYYVVSPLVRNAKAFKETFLTLNPWFLSGGVIFLSLIIFCYPFVWRYILKGFGIEIPPKLAIISWIYSNVGKYVPGKIWQFVGRVALTRDVAPEITLATVFLEVIISSSSAVMVFFARFFLKGGIPQLWAIYALLLFAVLIVLQHPRFVKFFLKLFAKVRKQDYDFTKINIPFKRNLLVFVWYFLLWIATGVSFWIMVQGSNIKVSLLDSITTYPISWILGYLMLIAPAGFGVRESILMTLLRGSYPAEVASAFSLLTRMALIFSDFLLFFITLITLGNPLIAKKGGNSN comes from the coding sequence ATGAGAGTCAAAAAGATTTTTTGGAGTATCCTCCAGATAGTACTTGTTGTTGCCCTTTTTTATTATGTCGTATCACCCCTTGTAAGAAATGCGAAGGCCTTTAAAGAGACTTTTTTAACCTTAAACCCCTGGTTTTTGTCGGGAGGCGTAATCTTTCTTTCCCTTATTATTTTTTGCTACCCCTTCGTCTGGAGGTATATTTTAAAGGGATTCGGAATAGAGATTCCGCCCAAATTGGCTATAATCTCGTGGATATACTCCAATGTAGGAAAGTATGTGCCGGGAAAAATCTGGCAATTTGTTGGAAGGGTTGCCCTTACAAGGGATGTAGCGCCCGAGATTACCTTAGCAACGGTTTTTCTTGAGGTCATTATATCAAGCTCATCAGCGGTAATGGTTTTCTTCGCACGGTTCTTCCTCAAGGGGGGCATTCCCCAGCTATGGGCAATTTATGCACTATTGCTTTTTGCTGTCCTTATTGTCTTACAGCATCCGCGTTTTGTTAAGTTTTTTCTTAAGCTTTTTGCAAAGGTAAGGAAGCAAGATTACGATTTTACGAAAATCAACATACCTTTTAAGAGGAACCTCTTGGTGTTTGTTTGGTATTTCCTTCTTTGGATAGCAACAGGTGTTAGTTTCTGGATAATGGTTCAGGGTTCGAACATAAAGGTTTCGCTCCTTGACTCTATTACAACCTATCCTATTTCCTGGATTCTCGGTTATTTAATGCTCATTGCACCTGCGGGTTTTGGAGTAAGGGAATCAATATTGATGACCCTTTTAAGGGGTTCCTATCCAGCAGAAGTGGCTTCAGCTTTTTCGTTACTTACCAGAATGGCGTTAATCTTTTCCGATTTTTTGCTCTTTTTCATAACTTTAATAACCCTGGGGAACCCCTTGATCGCTAAGAAAGGTGGGAATAGTAATTAA
- a CDS encoding YfhO family protein has product MKDELRKKNFSLPSYAVFLIYFLLAFLMYAAFLSPSKTLMGTDWLNGGYANWVFMRDYIREHKTIALWNPYIFSGMPTLGAFFPEILTLRFLSTFVLPIHVSHVLGFVFLLTIAAFSTFWFIRDYLGDDLVAFLAGILYGFSGVLVSTTYAGHLGRLTSMALFPLYLFLLKRGIDRGKLVYFLLMGFVVGYSFLNGHLQMTYFGILFLVAFFLFYNFNVGNNLRSKKFYIYVFYSILGGIVAALIYSFYFFPVMENLPYTARGAERGYEYAVSWSMPPEEILNLITPKFSGILDEYWGRSYFKLHTEYMGILTLFVALVAIFGKFRKDRLVRFLTIYGIFVLFYVWGGYTPVFRVFYYVIPLVKKFRAPNLMFFIFNFIGVFLASISVKALLSEDKEGQRMRKVSVYVLGGLFLVFLVFLIFKNGFVSLFAKMLERAKDAGDVKTKTFLLDETLSKFPAFFILSLLFAGVGLGALFAAHSKRVQIPSLLFIISAIAYFDLFLVDKNFIVDAGRTLEEMYGEDEVISLLKQDQDIYRVFPLMYQRAMDGTLMIQRIHSIGGYTSSPPKRYQEFIGAGQSVMFNPQNLLLYPNMLNFLDVRYVIAYDFSKLDTTRYDENTRSAIRNWINYLSHFSLYKSTGQLALYRNDNNFGRVYFSENYKVLKSDSILSLIKTWPSDSFKKYVLLEKEPEVEAESSSYNGAINLRMVSHQGNSFEISAQLPHPGFVVISENYHPAWKFYVDGKKVQSYIANYAFMAIYCPAGEHKIVAKFESNYHRLGFILCSLGFAISLIALIIAIKKP; this is encoded by the coding sequence ATGAAGGATGAATTGAGGAAGAAAAATTTTTCACTCCCAAGCTACGCAGTTTTCTTGATTTATTTTTTGTTGGCCTTTTTGATGTATGCAGCCTTTTTATCCCCTTCAAAAACCCTTATGGGAACGGACTGGTTAAATGGGGGATACGCCAACTGGGTTTTCATGAGAGATTACATAAGAGAACATAAAACAATAGCGTTGTGGAATCCCTATATTTTTAGTGGAATGCCAACTCTGGGTGCCTTTTTCCCAGAAATCTTAACCCTTAGATTTTTGAGCACTTTTGTCCTTCCTATTCATGTTTCGCATGTGCTTGGTTTTGTGTTTTTACTTACTATCGCGGCTTTTTCAACCTTCTGGTTTATCAGAGATTACCTTGGTGATGACCTCGTCGCTTTCTTGGCAGGAATTTTGTATGGGTTTTCAGGTGTTTTAGTTTCTACTACTTACGCAGGACACCTTGGGCGTTTAACCAGCATGGCCCTGTTTCCCCTTTATCTTTTCCTTCTGAAAAGGGGAATCGATAGAGGGAAGTTAGTGTACTTTCTTTTGATGGGATTTGTTGTCGGATATTCCTTCCTCAATGGGCACCTTCAAATGACTTACTTTGGTATTCTCTTCCTTGTTGCCTTTTTCCTCTTTTACAATTTTAATGTTGGCAACAATTTGAGAAGCAAAAAGTTTTATATTTATGTATTTTATTCCATTCTCGGTGGTATTGTGGCTGCATTGATTTATAGTTTCTACTTCTTTCCAGTTATGGAGAACCTGCCTTATACAGCGAGGGGTGCAGAGAGAGGTTATGAATATGCAGTGAGCTGGTCAATGCCTCCTGAGGAGATTTTGAATTTGATAACTCCCAAGTTTTCGGGGATTCTCGATGAGTATTGGGGGCGAAGCTACTTTAAACTCCATACCGAATACATGGGGATACTTACGCTATTTGTTGCCCTTGTGGCCATCTTCGGGAAATTTAGGAAGGATAGGCTTGTGCGTTTTCTTACAATCTACGGAATATTTGTACTCTTTTATGTTTGGGGCGGTTATACCCCTGTTTTTAGAGTTTTTTATTACGTCATACCCTTAGTGAAAAAATTCCGTGCTCCTAACCTCATGTTTTTCATCTTTAATTTTATCGGAGTTTTCTTAGCTTCTATTTCCGTTAAGGCCTTACTATCAGAGGATAAAGAAGGCCAGAGGATGAGGAAGGTTTCTGTTTACGTACTTGGGGGGCTCTTTTTGGTTTTCCTTGTGTTTCTTATCTTCAAAAATGGTTTTGTGAGTCTTTTTGCAAAGATGCTTGAAAGGGCAAAGGATGCGGGCGACGTTAAGACAAAGACTTTTCTCCTGGATGAGACTTTGTCGAAGTTTCCTGCTTTCTTTATCTTGTCCTTACTTTTCGCCGGTGTGGGCCTTGGTGCGCTCTTCGCTGCCCATTCAAAAAGAGTCCAAATCCCATCTTTACTGTTCATCATTTCTGCAATTGCCTATTTCGACCTTTTCTTAGTTGACAAGAACTTCATTGTGGATGCCGGAAGAACTCTTGAAGAGATGTATGGTGAGGATGAAGTTATAAGCCTTCTAAAACAGGATCAGGATATCTACAGGGTATTCCCCCTGATGTACCAGCGGGCTATGGACGGGACCCTTATGATTCAACGTATTCACTCCATCGGGGGTTACACCAGTTCTCCGCCCAAGCGGTACCAGGAGTTCATTGGAGCTGGTCAGAGTGTAATGTTTAATCCCCAGAATCTTCTTTTGTACCCAAATATGCTGAATTTTTTGGATGTTAGGTATGTTATAGCCTATGACTTTTCAAAGCTCGACACCACGAGGTATGATGAGAACACAAGAAGTGCCATCAGGAATTGGATTAACTATCTTAGCCACTTTTCCCTTTATAAGAGTACTGGCCAGCTTGCCCTTTATAGAAACGATAACAACTTCGGGAGGGTCTATTTCTCTGAAAACTACAAAGTTTTGAAAAGTGATTCTATACTTTCCTTAATAAAGACCTGGCCTTCTGATTCTTTCAAAAAGTACGTTTTATTGGAAAAAGAGCCGGAAGTTGAGGCAGAGAGCTCTTCATACAATGGTGCGATAAATCTCAGGATGGTCTCTCACCAGGGAAATAGCTTCGAAATTTCTGCACAGCTTCCGCACCCGGGTTTTGTTGTGATTTCTGAGAATTACCATCCTGCCTGGAAGTTTTATGTTGATGGCAAGAAGGTCCAATCTTATATCGCAAACTACGCCTTTATGGCTATCTACTGCCCGGCGGGTGAACACAAGATAGTGGCAAAATTCGAATCAAATTACCATAGGTTGGGATTTATTCTATGCTCCCTCGGTTTTGCTATTTCTCTAATTGCGCTGATTATCGCTATTAAGAAACCATAA
- a CDS encoding acetyl ornithine aminotransferase family protein produces MPLKPEIKTPLPGPKAKELLKRDEEYISPSYTRTYPAVIERGEGVWVYDVDGNRFLDMAAGIAVLTTGHCHPEIVKAVQEQVGKLIHMSGTDFYYPYQIELAEKLAEIAPGSKNKRVFFSNSGTEANEAALKLARYKTRRPIFIAFLGAFHGRTFGSMSISASKAIHRRYFSPLLPQVVHVPYPNPYRPIFGVPEEKLSDTIIDYIENFVFTTIAPPEEVAAFVFEPIQGEGGYVVPPSDFFKKLKALADKYDILLIDDEVQAGMGRTGRMFAIEHFDVIPDIVTVAKGIASGFPLGATIARKSLMDWESGTHASTFGGNPVSCVAALKTIELLENGLIENARRVGEYLKSELLKLKDEFEFIGDVRGLGLMIGVEIVKDKTSKTPDAKLRNKIVDECFYKGLLLLGAGPNTVRWCPALIVTKEEIDTALEIFREVLKKI; encoded by the coding sequence ATGCCTTTAAAACCGGAAATTAAAACCCCATTACCGGGTCCAAAAGCCAAAGAACTACTCAAAAGAGACGAAGAGTACATTTCTCCATCCTATACACGCACTTATCCCGCTGTAATAGAACGAGGAGAGGGAGTGTGGGTATATGACGTTGACGGAAACAGATTTTTAGACATGGCAGCGGGGATTGCAGTACTTACAACGGGCCATTGCCATCCAGAAATTGTTAAAGCGGTACAGGAACAGGTTGGTAAACTTATACATATGTCAGGGACAGACTTTTACTACCCTTACCAGATTGAACTGGCGGAAAAACTTGCAGAAATCGCCCCAGGATCTAAAAATAAAAGGGTGTTCTTCTCCAACTCGGGAACTGAGGCTAATGAAGCTGCACTAAAACTTGCAAGGTATAAAACAAGAAGGCCTATTTTTATAGCCTTTCTTGGCGCCTTCCATGGAAGAACTTTCGGTTCCATGAGCATCTCTGCCTCAAAAGCAATCCACAGAAGGTACTTTAGTCCCCTTCTTCCTCAGGTTGTCCACGTACCTTATCCCAACCCATACCGTCCCATCTTCGGGGTCCCAGAGGAAAAATTATCTGATACCATAATAGATTACATAGAAAACTTTGTTTTTACAACTATTGCACCACCAGAAGAGGTGGCTGCCTTTGTTTTCGAACCAATTCAAGGAGAAGGCGGCTATGTAGTTCCACCTTCGGACTTCTTTAAAAAACTCAAAGCCCTTGCTGACAAATACGATATTCTTCTCATCGATGATGAAGTACAGGCTGGTATGGGAAGAACCGGTAGGATGTTCGCCATTGAACACTTCGATGTAATACCAGACATCGTTACAGTAGCAAAAGGTATTGCCTCTGGATTCCCCTTAGGAGCAACCATTGCAAGGAAATCCCTGATGGATTGGGAATCCGGAACCCATGCCAGCACCTTTGGAGGTAACCCTGTATCCTGCGTCGCAGCTCTGAAAACCATTGAGCTTCTTGAAAATGGGCTTATAGAGAACGCCAGAAGGGTCGGCGAATACTTAAAATCAGAGCTACTCAAACTGAAAGACGAATTCGAATTCATCGGCGACGTCCGGGGGCTCGGTCTCATGATCGGGGTTGAAATCGTAAAAGATAAAACCTCAAAGACACCAGATGCCAAATTGAGAAACAAAATAGTTGATGAATGTTTTTACAAAGGGCTTCTTCTCTTAGGCGCAGGGCCTAACACTGTTAGGTGGTGTCCCGCCCTTATAGTTACGAAGGAAGAAATAGATACAGCCCTCGAGATATTTAGAGAAGTCCTGAAAAAAATTTAA
- a CDS encoding cyclic 2,3-diphosphoglycerate synthase codes for MRKKVIIMGAAGRDFHNFNVFFRDNEEYEVVAFTATQIPDIEGRKYPPELAGKLYPNGIPIYSEDELEDLIKKFKVDFVVFAYSDVSHEYVMNRASRAMAAGASFMLLGPSHTMLTSTKPVISVCAVRTGSGKSQTTRRVAEILKKLGKKTVVIRHPMPYGDLTKQVVQRFGSFEDLDKHNCTIEEREEYEPHIDRGNVVYAGVDYEKILRQAEQEADVVLWDGGNNDFPFFKPDLHIVVVDPHRPGHEVTYHPGETNLRLADVIVINKIDTAYPEDIQIVRENSRSANPRAVIIEAASPIFVENYEAIKGKKVLVIEDGPTLTHGEMSYGAGYVAAEKYGAAEIVDPRPYAVGSIKETYEKYTQLEVILPAMGYSPKQLKELEETINAVPADLVIVATPINLGKILKINKPYVRVKYELQEIGKPDLEDIIKEFFEKRRTN; via the coding sequence ATGAGAAAAAAGGTCATCATAATGGGCGCTGCAGGTAGAGATTTCCATAACTTTAATGTTTTTTTCAGAGACAACGAGGAATACGAAGTAGTTGCCTTCACGGCGACACAGATTCCTGACATTGAAGGGAGGAAGTATCCTCCTGAATTGGCCGGAAAGCTTTACCCCAATGGAATACCGATATACTCGGAGGATGAGCTTGAAGATTTGATTAAGAAATTTAAAGTTGACTTTGTGGTTTTTGCATATTCTGATGTTTCGCACGAATATGTTATGAATAGGGCGTCAAGGGCAATGGCCGCTGGCGCCAGTTTCATGCTCCTTGGTCCTTCGCACACAATGTTAACATCGACGAAACCCGTGATTTCTGTTTGTGCTGTCCGAACAGGCTCAGGGAAGAGCCAAACCACCCGCAGGGTTGCAGAAATACTCAAAAAGTTGGGCAAAAAGACCGTTGTAATAAGGCACCCGATGCCCTACGGAGACCTGACAAAACAAGTGGTCCAGAGATTTGGCAGTTTCGAAGATTTAGACAAACACAACTGCACTATAGAGGAGAGAGAAGAGTACGAACCTCATATCGATCGCGGTAATGTCGTATATGCAGGTGTTGATTACGAAAAGATTTTAAGACAGGCAGAGCAAGAGGCTGACGTTGTTCTCTGGGATGGAGGGAACAACGACTTCCCATTCTTCAAACCTGATTTACATATTGTAGTTGTCGACCCACACAGACCGGGCCATGAAGTAACATATCATCCTGGAGAAACAAATCTCAGATTGGCAGATGTTATCGTAATTAACAAAATAGACACTGCTTATCCGGAAGATATTCAGATTGTACGTGAAAATTCAAGATCAGCAAATCCAAGGGCAGTGATAATAGAAGCCGCTTCCCCTATTTTCGTAGAAAACTACGAGGCTATAAAAGGTAAGAAGGTTTTGGTAATTGAAGATGGTCCAACTTTGACCCATGGTGAAATGTCCTACGGTGCTGGATACGTTGCTGCAGAGAAATATGGAGCCGCCGAAATTGTAGATCCAAGACCATATGCAGTGGGTTCGATAAAAGAAACCTACGAAAAGTATACCCAGTTAGAAGTCATTCTGCCCGCTATGGGTTACTCTCCTAAACAGCTAAAGGAACTGGAAGAAACAATTAATGCAGTGCCCGCAGATCTTGTAATCGTTGCGACACCGATAAACCTTGGTAAAATTTTGAAAATTAACAAACCCTATGTGAGGGTAAAATATGAACTCCAGGAAATAGGCAAGCCTGATTTAGAAGACATAATTAAAGAGTTTTTTGAGAAGAGGAGAACAAACTGA